One Pseudomonadota bacterium DNA segment encodes these proteins:
- a CDS encoding MmoB/DmpM family protein gives MKSPETDATLDYLAADHPHVKCEDLGPYWLVSSEGEIVIDIARVGEELGEKLSLGSWLVIMSSFVGRVVTDPMTFRVTSHMTDLETPA, from the coding sequence GTGAAGAGCCCCGAGACCGACGCCACGCTCGATTACCTGGCCGCCGATCACCCGCACGTCAAATGCGAGGACCTCGGCCCTTACTGGCTGGTATCGAGCGAAGGGGAGATCGTCATCGACATCGCGCGCGTGGGCGAAGAGCTCGGCGAGAAACTGTCGCTGGGCTCGTGGCTGGTGATCATGTCGAGCTTCGTCGGGCGCGTGGTCACCGATCCGATGACGTTCCGCGTGACTTCGCACATGACCGATCTGGAAACGCCTGCGTAG
- a CDS encoding 2Fe-2S iron-sulfur cluster binding domain-containing protein, translating to MTSHSIELAPGGESFAARDDETVLDAALRAGVALEYGCRHGNCSSCKYLVRDGEVDHGGASIYSLSEDERDEGYALLCCARPLSDLVVEARQTADARARPLLLPRELGVKLASIEKLTASLWRFSLALSAPLDFYAGSPCRTDAAVGQRATLLLIASGPTCADTPRLYRRRSGGRRVFGRPRSAPAVSATASSSADLSATATCAMARGRCCCACDGLRHRADSGRARRRHRTPGPARVPLLLRRPARERPASAAAAGALQRSARRPLRKLCRP from the coding sequence ATGACCTCCCACTCGATTGAATTGGCGCCGGGCGGTGAAAGCTTCGCGGCGCGGGATGACGAAACGGTGCTCGATGCCGCGCTGCGCGCCGGCGTGGCGCTGGAATACGGTTGTCGCCACGGCAACTGCTCGAGCTGCAAATATCTCGTCCGCGATGGCGAGGTCGATCACGGCGGCGCGTCCATTTACTCGTTATCCGAAGACGAACGCGACGAAGGCTATGCACTCCTGTGCTGCGCGCGGCCGCTCAGCGACCTCGTGGTCGAGGCGCGCCAGACGGCGGACGCGCGTGCGCGCCCGCTGCTGTTGCCGCGCGAACTCGGTGTTAAGTTGGCGTCGATCGAAAAGCTCACCGCCAGCCTGTGGCGCTTCAGTCTCGCCTTGTCTGCGCCGCTCGACTTCTACGCCGGCTCGCCCTGTCGAACTGACGCCGCCGTGGGCCAACGCGCGACGCTCCTACTGATTGCCTCCGGCCCGACATGCGCCGACACACCTCGACTTTACCGTCGGCGAAGTGGTGGGCGGCGCGTTTTCGGGCGGCCCCGCTCGGCGCCTGCTGTGTCGGCGACCGCTTCAAGCTCAGCGGACCTTTCGGCAACAGCTACCTGCGCGATGGCCAGGGGCCGGTGCTGCTGTGCGTGCGACGGGCTCCGGCATCGCGCCGATAGCGGCCGTGCTCGACGACGCCATCGCACGCCAGGACCCGCGCGAGTTCCGCTTCTATTACGGCGCCCGGCGCGCGAGCGACCTGCCAGCGCTGCCGCTGCTGGCGCGCTGCAACGAAGCGCTCGGCGACCGCTTCGCAAGCTCTGCCGACCTTGA